Genomic window (Pseudomonas azadiae):
TCTCCCTGGTGCTGGCCGGCGCATTGCCCGAACGTGTGACGCACCTGGGATTGATCGATGGTGTGATCCCGCCGACGGCCATCGGTGAGAACGCCGCCGAGCGGCTGGGCATGGCCTTGCAGGCGCAATTGAACCTCCAAGACAAGCGCAAGCCTGTCTATGACACCCTGGATCGAGCCGTCGAAGCGCGCATGAAAGGCTTGGTGGCGGTCAGCCGTGAAGCCGCCGAACTGCTGGCCCAGCGCGGCCTGATGCCAGTGCCGGGCGGTTACACCTGGCGCACCGACAGCCGCCTGACCCTGGCTTCGCCGATGCGTCTTACCGACAAACAAGCCATGGCCTTCGTGCGAAGGGTGGGCTGCCCTGCACAGTTGGTGGTCGCTGCCGACGGCATGCTGGTGAAACATCCCGAATTGCTTTCCCGACTGCCCTTTGCCGTTACCACGCAGCCAGGCGGCCATCATTTGCACCTGAATGATGAGTCTGGCGCGGTCCTTGTTGCAGACTGTTTCAATAGGTTCTTCCGCGCGCCTTGACTTGGGACGGTCAACTGCCGAGGCTGGGCGGATCGAAAGGGAGTCAACCATGAACAACTTCAACATCGCTATGACCGACGATGGCCAGGGCTCGTTGATCTTATGAGCGTGCGTAACGGATGTATCCGTATCCTGGGCTTGAGCCTTCTGAGCCCTTTGGTATTCGCCGCCGACGTACCGGGTAGCCAGGACTTGCCTGCCGTGGCCCGCCAGGTCGATTCGCAAATCGTCGATTACCGCCCCGCTGAAGAAAAAGAACGCATCTACCCCATGGGCGCAATCCGCAAGATCAGCGGCCAGTTGCGCTATGAGGGCCAGGCCACCGCACGCGGCCAAGCTACTGCCATCACTTATGAACTGCCCGCCGAACACAGCGCCAGCGCCGCGTTTACCGCCACGCGTGAAGCGTTGCAAGAGAAGGGCGCGCAGTTGCTGTTCTGGTGCAAGGCCCGCGATTGCGGCGAAAGCAGCCTGTGGGCCAATGAGATCTTCGGCAACGCCAAGCTGGTCGGTGCCGACAACCAGCAGGAATACCTGTTGCTGCGCCTGGCCGAGACCGATTCCCTGGTCGCCCTCTACAGCATCACCCGCGGTAATCGCCGCGCCTATCTGCATGTGGAACAACTGGACGCGAGTGCACCGCTGGGCGATTTGCTGCCCACCTCGGCCACCCTGTTGCGCGAGCTTAAAAGCACCGGCGAGCTGGACTTCCCTGCGTTGGGGCGCGAGCCGGATGACACCTGGCTGACCCTGATTTCCCGTGGGCTGAACCTTGATACCACCTTGCGCGTGAGTTTGACCGGCGCGAATGCCGAGGCCTGGCGCCAGGCCCTGATCGACAAGGGCGTGCGCGCCGCACGCCTGGAAACCGGCAACGGGGGGGACACCCAAGGCCTGCACCTGGATCTGATACGCTAGGGGCGCCAAGGCGAACGGCTGCGTGCCGGTCGCCTAAGCTGTCTTCCTACCGTCTTCTTCTAGAGATACCCCATGCTCAATAATGATCGCCTGCTGGTGCAAATCCTGCTGCTGGTGCTGTTTGGTGCCAGCTTCTGGGTCATGGCACCGTTCTGGTCGGCGCTGTTCTGGGGCGCGGTGCTGGCCTTTGCCAGTTGGCCGTTGATGGTCCTGCTCACGCGTTGGCTGGGAGGGCGCGAGTCCCTGGCGGCCGGCATCCTCACGTTGGGTTGGATGCTGCTGGTGGCGGCGCCGCTGGTGTGGCTGGGTTTCAACCTTGCGGACCATGTGCGCGATGCGGTGGCGTTGATCAAGGATATCCAGGTCGATGGCTTGCCGGCGGCACCGACCTGGCTCGGTTCGATCCCCTTGGTCGGCGAGCGACTGGTGGCG
Coding sequences:
- a CDS encoding alpha/beta hydrolase, translated to MSTPVEEVRLSLPHIELAAHLFGPEDGLPVIALHGWLDNANSFARLAPKLQGLRIVALDMAGHGHSAHRPAGAGYALWDYVYDVLQVAEQLGWKRFALLGHSLGAIVSLVLAGALPERVTHLGLIDGVIPPTAIGENAAERLGMALQAQLNLQDKRKPVYDTLDRAVEARMKGLVAVSREAAELLAQRGLMPVPGGYTWRTDSRLTLASPMRLTDKQAMAFVRRVGCPAQLVVAADGMLVKHPELLSRLPFAVTTQPGGHHLHLNDESGAVLVADCFNRFFRAP
- a CDS encoding DUF4892 domain-containing protein — its product is MSVRNGCIRILGLSLLSPLVFAADVPGSQDLPAVARQVDSQIVDYRPAEEKERIYPMGAIRKISGQLRYEGQATARGQATAITYELPAEHSASAAFTATREALQEKGAQLLFWCKARDCGESSLWANEIFGNAKLVGADNQQEYLLLRLAETDSLVALYSITRGNRRAYLHVEQLDASAPLGDLLPTSATLLRELKSTGELDFPALGREPDDTWLTLISRGLNLDTTLRVSLTGANAEAWRQALIDKGVRAARLETGNGGDTQGLHLDLIR